A stretch of Telopea speciosissima isolate NSW1024214 ecotype Mountain lineage chromosome 11, Tspe_v1, whole genome shotgun sequence DNA encodes these proteins:
- the LOC122646821 gene encoding uncharacterized protein LOC122646821 yields the protein MDEKHLSLESAFHDDNENNASNSNHGWQKVTYAKRQRNSSAKNTDAGADLGKFRINGSAGGDKSNVFQSLEQKAEERRRALEAQKATAAAAAAAAVPRSKHHYDDDGDDSDVEVSGGVENGTAEVKKPKQKKPKKPKVTVADAASNIDASHLNAYLIDVTASYESQQDIQLMRFADYFARAFSAVSAAQFPWTKIFKESPVAKIVDIPLSHISEAVYKTSADWISQRSSDALVGFVLWSLDSILADLAIHQGPAKGSKKVAHQAPSKTQVAIFIVLAIVLRRKPDMLISILPSLMENSKYQGQDKLPVIVWVIAQASQGDLVVGMYSWVHILLPMVSGKASSNPQSRDLILQLVERILSLPKARTILLNGVARKGERLVPPSALEQLMRVTFPASSARVKATERFDAIYPSLKELAISGVSGSKAMKQVSQQLLSFAIQAVVESIPELSKEATGIFIWCLTENPDCYKQWDKLYLDNIEASVLVLRRLTDEWKQHSVKHSSLDPLKGTLKSFRHKNEKELASGIDAHSQASIKEADKYCKALLGRLSHGNACLKSTMFAAIVLAVGAIIMSPEMESWDWKKLSVMFNSQQSF from the exons ATGGACGAGAAGCATCTCTCTCTCGAATCAGCTTTTCACGATGACAACGAAAACAATGCCAGCAACAGCAACCATGGCTGGCAGAAGGTCACTTATGCGAAACGCCAAAGAAATAGCTCTGCGAAGAATACAGATGCAGGTGCCGATCTCGGCAAATTCCGTATCAATGGATCCGCCGGTGGCGACAAGTCGAACGTTTTTCAGTCTCTCGAGCAAAAAGCTGAAGAACGCCGCAGAGCCCTAGAAGCTCAGAAGGCGACCGCAGCTGCTGCTGCGGCCGCGGCTGTTCCCAGATCGAAACACCATTACGATGATGATGGAGACGACAGCGATGTTGAAGTTTCCGGTGGTGTTGAGAATGGGACTGCTGAGGTTAAGAAGCCAAAGCAGAAGAAGCCCAAGAAACCTAAGGTTACTGTGGCCGATGCTGCTTCCAATATAGATGCTTCTCATCTCAACGCCTACCTCATTGATGTTACG GCATCGTACGAATCACAGCAGGATATCCAGCTAATGCGTTTTGCTGATTACTTCGCTCGCGCCTTCTCTGCGGTTAGCGCAGCCCAGTTCCCGTGGACGAAGATTTTCAAGGAGTCCCCGGTTGCAAAGATCGTTGAT ATACCTCTTTCTCACATTTCTGAGGCTGTTTATAAGACATCAGCTGACTGGATCAGCCAGCGGTCTTCTGATGCTCTTGTTGGCTTTGTTTTATGGTCACTAGATAGCATTCTAGCTGACCTTGCAATACATCAAGGTCCTGCTAAGGGCTCCAAGAAGGTGGCTCATCAGGCTCCTTCTAAGACTCAG GTTGCAATTTTCATAGTTTTAGCAATAGTATTGCGCCGAAAACCTGACATGTTAATCAGTATATTGCCAAGCTTGATGGAAAATTCTAAATATCAAGGACAAGATAAACTTCCAGTTATCGTCTGGGTAATTGCTCAG GCCTCTCAAGGAGACCTGGTTGTAGGGATGTATTCGTGGGTGCATATCCTATTGCCTATGGTTAGTGGCAAAGCAAGTAGTAATCCACAGTCCAGGGACTTGATTTTGCAGTTAGTGGAGAG AATTTTGTCTTTGCCAAAAGCTCGGACTATTTTACTGAATGGTGTTGCTAGGAAGGGGGAGCGTTTGGTGCCACCTTCAGCTCTTGAACAGTTGATGCGAGTTACTTTCCCTGCTTCATCAGCTCGAGTCAAG GCCACTGAAAGGTTTGACGCAATATATCCTTCTCTGAAAGAACTTGCTATTTCTGGTGTCTCTGGAAGTAAAGCAATGAAGCAAGTTTCGCAGCAGCTATTGAGCTTTGCAATTCAAGCCGTGGTTGAAA GCATCCCAGAATTATCTAAAGAAGCAACTGGCATTTTCATCTGGTGTTTGACCGAAAATCCTGATTGTTACAAGCAATGG GACAAACTTTACCTGGATAATATTGAAGCTAGCGTTCTTGTGTTGAGAAGGCTGACTGACGAATGGAAGCAACATTCTGTTAAACACTCCTCTCTTGACCCTTTGAAGGGGACTCTCAAGAGCTTCAGACACAAG AATGAGAAAGAATTGGCTAGTGGAATTGATGCTCATTCTCAGGCATCCATCAAGGAGGCAGACAAGTACTGTAAGGCGTTATTGGGAAGACTATCACATGGAAATGCATGCTTGAAGAGCACGATGTTTGCAGCCATTGTATTGGCTGTTGGTGCCATCATCATGTCACCAGAAATGGAGTCCTGGGACTGGAAGAAATTATCTGTGATGTTCAACTCCCAACAATCCTTCTGA